From Candidatus Rokuibacteriota bacterium, a single genomic window includes:
- a CDS encoding ABC transporter ATP-binding protein, producing MAILTSHDLTKRFGGLVALNQVNLEVREQSIHSIIGPNGAGKTTFFNCVTGFYRPDEGRIVFQETTIDGLTPDLITGLGIARTYQNIRLFANMTVLENILVGMHPHLRSSWIGAILNSPFTRRDEEAAATAARELLQFVGLTGKGDFLAKNLPYGEQRRLEIARALASRPKLLLLDEPTAGMNPRETIETMSFIQRLRNEKAITILLIEHQMRVVMGISDRVTVLDYGVKIAEGTPREVQNDPWVIEAYLGTRKRAADVTRPTPSPLPDAD from the coding sequence ATGGCCATCCTCACCTCGCATGATCTGACCAAGCGCTTCGGTGGACTTGTCGCTCTGAACCAGGTGAATCTCGAGGTCCGAGAGCAGTCGATCCACAGCATCATCGGACCCAACGGCGCGGGGAAGACCACCTTCTTTAACTGCGTGACAGGCTTCTATCGGCCGGATGAAGGGCGCATCGTCTTCCAGGAGACGACGATCGACGGCCTCACGCCGGATCTCATCACCGGGCTGGGGATTGCCCGGACGTACCAGAACATCCGGCTCTTTGCCAACATGACTGTCCTCGAGAACATCCTGGTGGGCATGCACCCGCATCTCAGGTCGTCCTGGATCGGGGCCATTCTGAACAGTCCGTTCACCAGACGGGACGAGGAGGCGGCGGCGACGGCCGCCCGCGAGCTGCTGCAGTTCGTGGGGTTGACAGGTAAGGGAGACTTCCTGGCCAAGAACCTGCCTTACGGCGAGCAGCGCCGCCTGGAGATTGCTCGGGCGCTCGCCAGCCGTCCCAAGCTGCTGCTTCTCGACGAACCCACCGCCGGGATGAACCCCCGGGAAACTATCGAGACGATGTCCTTCATCCAGCGCCTTCGGAACGAGAAAGCGATCACCATCTTGCTCATCGAGCACCAAATGCGCGTGGTGATGGGGATCTCCGATCGCGTCACCGTCCTCGATTACGGCGTGAAAATCGCCGAGGGAACGCCGAGGGAGGTCCAGAACGACCCGTGGGTGATCGAAGCCTATCTGGGCACCCGCAAACGCGCCGCGGACGTGACCCGCCCTACGCCGTCCCCTCTTCCTGATGCGGATTGA
- a CDS encoding ABC transporter ATP-binding protein has protein sequence MALLEVDDLHVYYGQIHALKGASLRVDQGEIVTLIGANGAGKSTTLKTISGLLRPRQGHVVLAGKDLSMLSPHEIVARGIVQVPEGRRVFNQLTVRENLNMGAYARSDGGVSRDLERVFALFPRLRERQHQVAGTLSGGEQQMLAIARALMASPRLLLLDEPSMGLAPVLVEQIFETIQDINRQGTTILLVEQNAAMALSIAHRGYVLETGAIVLSGSAAQLQENPEVRRAYLGEV, from the coding sequence ATGGCACTCCTGGAGGTCGATGACCTGCATGTGTACTACGGTCAGATTCATGCCCTGAAGGGAGCCTCCCTCAGGGTAGACCAAGGAGAGATCGTGACTCTGATCGGCGCCAATGGCGCCGGGAAGAGCACTACGCTGAAAACCATCAGCGGCCTACTGCGACCTCGCCAGGGCCACGTTGTCCTGGCCGGTAAGGATCTCAGCATGCTCTCACCGCACGAGATCGTTGCCAGGGGCATCGTGCAGGTGCCGGAGGGACGGCGGGTCTTCAACCAGCTCACCGTGCGGGAGAACCTCAACATGGGCGCCTACGCCCGCTCGGACGGTGGAGTGTCCAGAGACCTGGAACGAGTCTTCGCCCTCTTTCCGCGCTTGAGAGAACGTCAACACCAAGTCGCGGGCACCCTCTCGGGCGGCGAGCAGCAGATGCTCGCCATCGCGCGGGCCCTCATGGCCTCCCCGCGCCTGCTCCTCCTCGACGAGCCCTCGATGGGGCTTGCGCCCGTCCTCGTCGAGCAGATCTTCGAGACCATCCAGGACATCAACCGGCAGGGGACCACGATCCTCCTGGTGGAGCAGAACGCGGCCATGGCGCTCTCCATCGCCCACCGCGGGTACGTGCTGGAGACCGGCGCCATCGTGCTCTCGGGGTCGGCCGCCCAGCTCCAGGAGAACCCCGAGGTGCGCCGCGCCTACCTGGGCGAGGTGTGA
- a CDS encoding MaoC family dehydratase N-terminal domain-containing protein, with protein sequence MRQQGLTFEEHAIGAKYETLGRTVSEADIVTFVNLCGFNEPLFMDMEYVARESVFKGRPVPGAFTFALSEGLIMQTGLFHGTGMAYLGGEVRVVAPVLAGDTIRVQVEVTDKRETKKPDRGIVTYQHRIVNQRGEPVMDVRVQRMIRRQPKA encoded by the coding sequence ATGAGACAGCAAGGGCTGACCTTTGAGGAGCACGCGATCGGCGCGAAGTACGAGACGCTCGGGCGGACGGTCTCCGAGGCCGACATCGTGACCTTCGTGAACCTGTGCGGCTTCAACGAGCCGCTCTTCATGGACATGGAGTACGTGGCCCGGGAGAGCGTTTTCAAGGGGCGCCCCGTCCCCGGCGCCTTCACCTTCGCCCTCTCGGAGGGCCTCATCATGCAGACCGGCCTCTTCCACGGCACCGGCATGGCCTACCTCGGCGGCGAAGTCCGGGTGGTCGCGCCCGTGCTGGCAGGGGACACGATCCGCGTCCAGGTGGAGGTCACCGACAAGCGCGAGACAAAGAAGCCCGATCGGGGGATCGTGACCTACCAGCACCGGATCGTGAACCAGCGCGGCGAGCCGGTCATGGACGTCCGCGTGCAGCGCATGATCCGGCGCCAGCCAAAGGCGTGA
- a CDS encoding ornithine cyclodeaminase family protein — MMLVLGRRELERLLAPADVITAVESAFREHAAGASRVVPRHGLEVPPDGRLLVMPSALLESGALGAKLVTVYGRNRERGLPTIYAAYVLLDHETGAPLALMEGAFLTGIRTGATSALAARFLARPDTRRVACFGAGVQAAFQLRCLAAILALERVLVVGRTPERARAFAGAMTEALGIPVTLARSPKDAVAQADLVTCATTSPTPVFDGDGLRPGTHVDAVGAFRPDTREVDSQTVKRARVVVDTHATAQEEAGDLLIPIREGAITPAHVAAELSELVTGTKPGRVKRDEITLFKSVGFALEDAAAARLAYDRALAEGIGQRVSLE; from the coding sequence GTGATGCTGGTCCTCGGCCGGCGGGAGCTCGAGCGCCTGCTCGCCCCCGCCGATGTCATCACGGCCGTCGAGTCGGCCTTCCGCGAGCACGCGGCAGGAGCGTCGCGGGTCGTGCCCCGTCACGGGCTCGAGGTCCCGCCCGACGGACGCCTCCTCGTGATGCCGTCGGCCCTCCTGGAGTCGGGGGCGCTCGGAGCCAAGCTGGTCACGGTCTACGGCAGGAACCGCGAGCGGGGCCTCCCCACCATCTACGCCGCCTACGTCCTGCTCGACCACGAAACTGGAGCGCCGCTGGCGCTGATGGAAGGCGCGTTCCTGACGGGAATTCGTACCGGCGCCACCTCGGCGCTGGCCGCGCGCTTTCTCGCAAGGCCCGACACGCGCCGCGTGGCCTGCTTCGGCGCCGGTGTCCAGGCCGCCTTCCAACTTCGCTGCCTGGCCGCCATCCTCGCCCTGGAGCGTGTGCTGGTTGTCGGGCGAACGCCTGAGCGGGCACGAGCCTTCGCCGGCGCCATGACGGAGGCTCTGGGGATCCCTGTCACGCTGGCCCGGAGCCCGAAGGACGCGGTGGCTCAAGCCGACCTTGTCACCTGTGCCACGACCTCGCCGACCCCGGTCTTCGACGGTGACGGCCTCAGGCCGGGGACCCACGTCGATGCCGTCGGCGCTTTTCGGCCCGACACGCGGGAAGTCGATAGCCAAACCGTGAAGCGGGCCCGCGTCGTCGTCGACACCCACGCGACGGCGCAGGAGGAGGCCGGCGACCTCCTCATCCCGATCAGGGAAGGCGCGATCACCCCGGCTCACGTCGCCGCCGAGCTGTCGGAGCTTGTCACGGGGACTAAACCCGGTCGAGTGAAGCGCGACGAGATCACCCTCTTCAAGTCCGTCGGCTTTGCCCTCGAGGACGCTGCCGCCGCCCGGCTCGCGTATGATCGAGCGCTCGCCGAAGGCATCGGGCAGCGCGTCTCGCTGGAGTAG
- a CDS encoding FAD-binding oxidoreductase produces MTRTVDVVIIGGGVTGASLAFHLAHRGVGEVVVLEKNFLAAGGTGRSVGIIRQLYPTPEATAMVFASLRVFQRFRELVGGESGYVGCGALIGVPGAMLPALRKSLDVQRAVGVRAELLTPEEAHRLEPRIQPEGLGGLLYEPESGYGDPTAVTLGYAAAARARGVVIQQGVEVTGIRVSGDRVVGVTTASGEAIDAPVVVNAAGLWSPAVARLAGVDLPIVIGRHPVFVVKRPGTFGTPHLVYLDLVGGSYAKPETGDLTLTGSLTEDETRHPMDPELLGSEVGFEEALGALERTTRAWPRLGDGQYQHGYAGAFDITPDWMPILDESPVAGFYIAAGMSGHGFKLAPAVGELMAELIAEGRTTVNRAPFRLDRFARAGRSTGSFVSSYLSP; encoded by the coding sequence ATGACGCGGACCGTAGACGTCGTGATCATCGGCGGCGGGGTAACAGGCGCCAGCCTCGCCTTCCACCTGGCCCACCGCGGTGTCGGGGAGGTCGTCGTCCTCGAAAAGAATTTCCTCGCCGCCGGCGGGACGGGGCGGTCGGTGGGAATCATTCGCCAGCTCTATCCGACCCCCGAAGCCACCGCGATGGTCTTCGCGTCGCTGCGGGTCTTCCAGCGCTTCCGGGAGCTCGTCGGCGGCGAATCCGGCTACGTGGGCTGCGGCGCCCTGATCGGGGTTCCTGGGGCGATGCTCCCGGCTCTCAGAAAGAGCCTCGATGTCCAGCGTGCCGTCGGGGTCAGGGCCGAGCTGCTGACTCCCGAGGAGGCCCATCGGCTCGAGCCGCGCATCCAGCCTGAGGGGCTGGGCGGGCTCCTCTACGAGCCCGAGTCGGGCTACGGTGATCCCACCGCCGTGACCCTCGGCTATGCCGCTGCCGCGAGGGCGCGCGGAGTGGTGATCCAGCAGGGCGTCGAGGTCACCGGGATCCGGGTCTCGGGAGACCGGGTCGTCGGCGTCACGACCGCATCAGGGGAGGCCATCGACGCGCCGGTGGTTGTCAACGCCGCAGGGCTCTGGTCTCCCGCCGTCGCCCGGCTCGCCGGGGTGGATCTCCCCATCGTCATCGGCCGCCATCCCGTCTTCGTCGTCAAGCGACCCGGCACGTTCGGCACGCCCCATCTCGTCTATCTGGACCTCGTGGGCGGTAGCTACGCCAAGCCCGAGACCGGGGATCTGACGCTGACCGGTTCGCTGACCGAGGACGAGACCCGGCACCCCATGGACCCAGAGCTCCTGGGGAGCGAGGTCGGCTTCGAGGAGGCGCTGGGGGCCCTCGAGAGGACGACCCGCGCCTGGCCGCGCCTGGGCGACGGCCAATACCAGCACGGTTATGCCGGCGCGTTCGACATCACGCCCGACTGGATGCCGATCCTCGACGAGTCGCCGGTCGCGGGGTTCTACATCGCCGCCGGGATGAGCGGCCACGGCTTCAAGCTCGCCCCGGCCGTCGGCGAGCTGATGGCGGAGCTGATCGCTGAGGGGCGAACCACCGTCAATCGCGCGCCGTTCCGCCTGGATCGCTTCGCCCGCGCCGGACGGTCGACGGGCAGCTTCGTCAGCTCCTACCTGTCACCCTGA
- a CDS encoding TRAP transporter permease, whose translation MAEDLKLKLGEEERGGIAEAERLVKEAEFGARELAGWSFWLAGAIALAMSTFQLWTAAVGTLPGVLQRSIHLAFAMALCFLFYPITRSARQTRLPWHDLVLGALGAYAALYVAIHHEALIQRVGIPTPTDTAVGFLLVLLVLETTRRAVGFWLPAITAIFFLYAFVGPWMPELFSHRGYSIRRVIGHLYLTTEGIFGIPVGVSATFVFAFVLFGAILERTGAGEYLIRIAFSLFGHTRGGPAKVSVVASAFMGTITGSSIANTATIGSMTIPLMKRVGFKPEVAGGIETAAGGNGQLMPPVMGAAAFVMAEWLRIPYLEIAKAAALPAVIDQLALLGAVHLLALKHGITGLPREELPRFWPTFLSGLHYLIPVGVLLYYLIVREMTPLTSAFMAIVAAMGMFCVSSLVQGLRGRPIVPGHAPAESVGTALAETGLRLVAALYMGARNMASVAATCASAGIIVGIVTLTGVGLNLSGIVVDLSAGNLYLGLFLTMIACLILGMGVPTTPTYIIMATLTAPALIAVGRQHGLEIPLIAVHLFVFYFGILADDTPPVGLAAYAAAGIARSDPIRTGWRAFSLDMRTFLLPFMFITAPQMLLINTTWQEAVWIFITATIGMYALAGAMQGYLLTDARWYERVILFVSAVALVKPGLYTDIAGMVGLALVYALHRARAKDAPLF comes from the coding sequence ATGGCCGAGGATCTCAAGCTCAAGCTCGGCGAGGAGGAACGGGGGGGGATCGCCGAGGCCGAGCGCCTGGTCAAGGAGGCCGAGTTCGGCGCGCGCGAGCTGGCGGGCTGGTCCTTCTGGCTGGCCGGTGCGATCGCGCTCGCCATGTCAACCTTCCAGCTCTGGACCGCGGCGGTCGGCACGCTCCCCGGCGTGCTCCAGCGCTCCATCCACCTGGCCTTCGCCATGGCGCTCTGCTTCCTCTTCTACCCGATCACCCGCAGCGCGCGTCAGACCCGGCTTCCCTGGCACGACCTGGTCCTGGGGGCCCTCGGCGCCTATGCGGCCCTCTATGTGGCGATCCACCACGAGGCCCTGATCCAACGGGTCGGGATCCCGACGCCGACTGACACCGCCGTCGGGTTCCTCCTGGTTCTGCTGGTTCTGGAGACCACGCGCCGGGCAGTCGGGTTCTGGCTTCCCGCGATCACCGCGATCTTTTTCCTCTACGCCTTCGTCGGCCCCTGGATGCCCGAGCTGTTCTCCCACCGGGGCTACTCGATCCGGCGGGTGATCGGCCACCTCTACCTCACGACCGAGGGAATCTTCGGGATCCCCGTCGGCGTGTCGGCCACCTTCGTCTTCGCCTTCGTCCTCTTCGGGGCGATCCTCGAGCGGACCGGTGCCGGCGAGTACCTGATCCGCATCGCCTTCTCGCTGTTCGGCCACACGCGCGGCGGCCCCGCCAAGGTGTCGGTGGTGGCTTCGGCGTTCATGGGAACGATCACGGGCTCGTCAATCGCCAACACGGCCACCATCGGCTCGATGACGATCCCGCTCATGAAGCGCGTGGGGTTCAAGCCCGAGGTGGCCGGTGGGATCGAGACCGCGGCGGGCGGCAACGGCCAGCTCATGCCTCCCGTCATGGGGGCGGCGGCCTTTGTGATGGCCGAATGGCTCCGTATCCCGTACCTGGAAATTGCGAAAGCCGCGGCACTCCCTGCCGTCATCGACCAGCTCGCGCTGCTCGGCGCGGTCCACCTCCTCGCGCTCAAACACGGAATCACAGGCTTGCCGCGGGAGGAGTTGCCCCGGTTCTGGCCCACGTTCCTCTCGGGCCTCCACTACCTGATCCCGGTGGGAGTGCTGCTCTACTACCTGATCGTGCGGGAGATGACGCCGCTCACCTCCGCCTTCATGGCGATCGTGGCCGCGATGGGGATGTTCTGCGTCTCGAGCCTGGTTCAGGGCCTCCGCGGGCGGCCGATCGTCCCCGGCCACGCGCCGGCGGAGAGCGTCGGCACAGCGCTCGCCGAGACCGGGCTCAGGCTCGTCGCGGCCCTCTACATGGGCGCGCGGAACATGGCCTCCGTCGCCGCCACGTGCGCCAGCGCGGGGATCATCGTCGGGATCGTGACTCTCACCGGGGTGGGACTGAACCTCTCCGGCATCGTGGTGGATCTCTCGGCCGGCAACCTCTACCTGGGTCTCTTCCTCACGATGATCGCCTGCCTAATCCTGGGGATGGGCGTGCCCACGACGCCGACGTACATCATCATGGCCACCCTCACAGCGCCCGCCCTCATCGCAGTCGGCAGGCAGCACGGGCTGGAGATCCCGCTGATCGCGGTGCATCTCTTCGTCTTCTACTTCGGAATCCTGGCCGACGACACACCGCCGGTTGGGCTCGCGGCGTACGCTGCCGCCGGCATCGCGCGCTCGGACCCGATCAGGACCGGCTGGCGCGCCTTCTCGCTGGACATGCGGACGTTCCTCCTCCCGTTCATGTTCATCACCGCCCCGCAGATGCTCCTGATCAACACGACCTGGCAGGAGGCCGTCTGGATCTTCATCACCGCGACCATCGGGATGTACGCCCTCGCCGGTGCCATGCAGGGCTACCTGCTCACGGACGCGCGATGGTACGAGCGCGTGATCCTCTTCGTCTCGGCCGTGGCGCTGGTGAAGCCGGGCCTCTATACGGACATCGCGGGGATGGTGGGACTCGCCCTCGTCTACGCCCTCCACCGGGCGCGCGCCAAGGACGCGCCGCTTTTCTAG
- a CDS encoding NAD-binding protein produces the protein MCEIERDILVLGFSDDVRALLDHLCAEAPAVIERIAVIDRRPEVVERLNRAAIAAVCGDPFDAGVLQRAGIDRATMVLRLDPRSPGLSELGPLLRQLCPRARLLVSRSGGKDLSAPGAGHPETVADGLVTPVDPGRPWGHLTTWQFWLLVAVFLVDATIFALPLVSAALLVAALGAPRCLRHVARFLDALAERR, from the coding sequence ATGTGTGAGATAGAACGCGACATCCTTGTGCTTGGATTTTCTGACGACGTGCGCGCCCTGCTCGACCACCTCTGCGCGGAGGCGCCGGCGGTCATCGAGCGCATCGCTGTCATCGACCGGCGGCCCGAGGTGGTTGAACGGCTCAACCGCGCCGCCATCGCAGCGGTCTGCGGCGACCCCTTCGACGCTGGCGTGCTCCAACGCGCGGGAATCGACCGCGCCACCATGGTGCTCCGTCTCGACCCGCGAAGTCCCGGGTTGAGCGAGCTGGGTCCGCTGCTGCGCCAGCTCTGCCCCCGGGCCCGGCTCCTCGTCAGTCGCTCGGGAGGCAAGGACCTCTCGGCGCCCGGCGCCGGGCACCCAGAGACCGTGGCGGACGGGCTCGTCACTCCGGTCGATCCCGGCCGGCCGTGGGGGCACCTCACCACCTGGCAGTTCTGGCTACTCGTCGCCGTGTTCCTCGTGGACGCCACCATCTTCGCGCTGCCGCTGGTATCGGCTGCGCTCCTCGTCGCCGCGCTGGGCGCCCCGAGATGTTTGCGCCACGTGGCGCGCTTTCTGGACGCCCTGGCCGAGAGGCGATGA
- a CDS encoding cation:proton antiporter — MGHDILTGIAISIIGAAAFALLARRVHQPLILGYILAGVVLGPHLGFRVIRDEESIELISEIGLIFLLFIIGLEISVPRLLQAGRTITVTGLLQFPICVGLAWAAFASALPASGSRFDRLYLAVALSLSSTLIVVKLLSDKFELGTFAGRVTVGILVFQDLWAIAFLALQPNLQNLRPGPMLRSFALGAVLVSAAALLSRFVLPRLFRAIAKSPELVLLTAIAWCFLVSLVAGLTGLSKEMGALIAGMVIAAFPYGAEVIARLAGVRDFFITLFFVALGLKVPAPSMELVLFALAGTAFVALTRLVSLAPLFMLLRVDTRTAGVVAINLSQISEFSLVIVTLGVGHGHVSHELAAMVLYTLLFSAVISTYGIMLNHPLASRLTRVLSRLGVPGWRRAVRRGPVTETEPPPADVHDLFLLGVSREGLALLQHLEREHPQMKERIVAIDFNPETLELLQGDGVECHYGDISNAEALRHAGIERATLAVSMVSDWFLRGTDNLRLLRQVRRLAPGAQVVVTADTLAAAQRLYAEGADYVLIPPALAAEHFCGLLEDTSAEALAEARERQAAELFTQEHRRDAEPR, encoded by the coding sequence ATGGGTCATGACATCCTGACCGGGATCGCCATCAGCATTATCGGCGCGGCCGCATTCGCCTTGCTGGCGCGACGCGTCCACCAGCCCCTGATCCTCGGCTATATCCTCGCCGGCGTCGTCCTCGGCCCGCATCTCGGCTTCCGCGTCATCCGGGACGAGGAGAGCATCGAGCTGATCTCCGAGATCGGGCTCATCTTCCTCCTCTTCATCATCGGCCTGGAGATCAGCGTGCCCAGGTTGCTGCAGGCGGGGCGGACCATCACCGTCACCGGGCTGCTCCAGTTCCCGATCTGCGTCGGGCTGGCCTGGGCTGCCTTCGCCTCTGCGCTCCCGGCGTCCGGGAGCCGGTTCGACCGCCTCTACCTCGCGGTCGCCCTCAGCCTGTCCTCGACCCTGATCGTCGTCAAGCTCCTGTCGGACAAGTTCGAGCTGGGCACCTTCGCGGGACGCGTCACGGTGGGGATCCTCGTCTTCCAGGACCTCTGGGCCATCGCTTTTCTCGCCTTGCAGCCCAACCTCCAGAACCTCCGGCCCGGTCCCATGCTGCGCTCGTTTGCGCTCGGCGCCGTGCTCGTGAGCGCGGCGGCCCTCCTCTCGCGCTTCGTCCTGCCGCGCCTGTTCCGCGCTATCGCCAAGTCCCCGGAGCTCGTGCTCCTCACCGCCATCGCCTGGTGCTTCCTGGTCTCGCTCGTCGCCGGCCTCACCGGGCTCTCCAAGGAGATGGGAGCCCTCATCGCCGGCATGGTCATCGCCGCGTTCCCGTACGGCGCCGAGGTCATCGCCCGCCTGGCCGGGGTGCGCGACTTCTTCATCACGCTCTTCTTCGTCGCCCTCGGCCTCAAGGTTCCCGCGCCGTCGATGGAGCTTGTGCTGTTTGCGCTTGCAGGCACCGCCTTCGTCGCGCTCACCCGCCTCGTCTCGTTGGCGCCGCTGTTCATGCTCCTCCGGGTCGACACGCGGACCGCCGGCGTCGTCGCCATCAACCTCTCCCAGATCAGCGAGTTCTCGCTGGTGATCGTCACGCTCGGGGTCGGCCACGGTCACGTCAGCCACGAGCTGGCGGCCATGGTGCTCTACACGCTGCTCTTCAGCGCCGTGATCTCCACGTACGGGATCATGCTCAACCACCCGCTCGCCAGCCGATTGACGCGGGTCCTGTCACGGCTCGGCGTGCCGGGCTGGCGCCGCGCCGTGCGACGCGGCCCGGTGACCGAGACGGAGCCTCCTCCGGCAGACGTGCACGACCTCTTCCTCCTGGGCGTGTCGCGGGAGGGGCTGGCGCTCCTGCAGCACCTCGAGCGCGAGCACCCGCAGATGAAGGAGCGCATCGTCGCCATCGACTTCAACCCGGAAACCCTGGAGCTGCTGCAGGGCGACGGGGTGGAATGCCACTACGGCGACATCTCCAACGCCGAAGCCCTGCGCCACGCGGGGATCGAGCGCGCAACGCTCGCGGTCTCCATGGTGTCGGACTGGTTCCTGCGGGGTACGGACAACCTTCGCCTGCTGCGACAGGTGCGCCGCCTCGCGCCAGGGGCGCAGGTGGTCGTGACGGCGGACACGCTCGCCGCCGCCCAGCGTCTCTACGCCGAGGGAGCCGATTACGTCCTGATCCCGCCCGCACTCGCCGCCGAGCATTTCTGCGGGCTCCTGGAGGACACCTCGGCCGAGGCCCTCGCGGAGGCCCGGGAACGCCAGGCGGCGGAGCTGTTCACGCAGGAGCACAGGCGCGACGCCGAACCGCGCTGA
- a CDS encoding response regulator, whose translation MQKLRVLIAHARGVLATRLTAQLESLGHRVVGHAKDGRAAVAAAGELKPDLVIVDLQLPSSDGIEAARTILARQAVPIILLTPRAAADVVRRAREAGVMAHLVTPADTAQLRATLEVALARFLELQAICEEAGDLHEALDARGWVEEAKRVLMRRLKLSEADAFRYLRRQSRNTGKRLKEGAETIVMAEELLFRKLDVARCLQTILRAVRQARVFVPAQTA comes from the coding sequence ATGCAAAAGCTGCGCGTTCTCATTGCCCATGCGAGAGGAGTCCTGGCTACCCGCCTCACGGCCCAGCTCGAAAGCCTGGGCCACCGGGTCGTGGGGCACGCCAAGGACGGGCGGGCGGCTGTGGCGGCCGCGGGGGAGCTGAAGCCGGATCTCGTCATCGTGGATCTCCAGCTCCCAAGCTCGGACGGGATCGAGGCCGCCCGAACGATCCTGGCCCGCCAGGCTGTCCCCATCATTCTGCTGACCCCCCGAGCGGCTGCGGATGTCGTCCGGCGGGCCCGGGAGGCCGGGGTGATGGCCCATCTGGTCACACCCGCGGACACAGCGCAGCTCCGTGCGACGCTCGAAGTGGCGCTGGCCCGCTTTCTCGAGCTCCAGGCCATTTGTGAGGAGGCTGGCGACCTCCACGAGGCGTTGGATGCCAGGGGATGGGTGGAGGAGGCCAAGAGGGTGCTGATGAGGCGGCTCAAGCTCTCGGAGGCGGACGCCTTCCGGTACCTGCGGCGACAGAGTCGGAACACGGGGAAACGCCTCAAGGAGGGCGCTGAGACGATCGTGATGGCCGAGGAACTCCTGTTCAGGAAGCTCGATGTCGCCCGGTGCCTTCAGACCATTCTCCGTGCCGTCAGGCAGGCCCGGGTCTTTGTGCCGGCACAGACCGCGTGA
- a CDS encoding TraR/DksA family transcriptional regulator: MDWASDTLEDEMQVALVDRLSQQVTQIDAALERLTRREYGICHDCDEFIGLARLKALPFAQRCTRCQTRAEQFKGVRERRRVAAILAIEDED, translated from the coding sequence ATGGATTGGGCCAGCGACACCCTGGAGGACGAGATGCAGGTCGCGCTCGTGGACCGCCTGAGCCAGCAGGTCACCCAGATCGACGCCGCGCTCGAACGGCTCACTCGCAGAGAGTACGGGATCTGCCACGACTGCGACGAGTTCATCGGGCTCGCGCGCCTGAAGGCGCTACCGTTCGCGCAGCGGTGCACACGCTGCCAGACGCGCGCGGAGCAGTTCAAAGGGGTCCGGGAGCGGAGACGCGTCGCGGCGATCCTGGCGATCGAGGACGAAGACTGA
- a CDS encoding alcohol dehydrogenase catalytic domain-containing protein, translating into MRVATWQGGSRFTIDEVADPVAGPGEVVVAVHTAGICGTDIHATQGLFPWQPPLVLGHEYTGVVRQVGRGVSRRLVGRPVACEPSYGCGECADCHAGRVSQCPRCVRVGGFAERIVLPASCVHPLPGGLDPVTAALTEPAACCLAGLEMFPMPRAATVLVIGGGLMGLLTMVLARRRGARRLILSDPIEERRRIARRLGAHVVVDPLRESLSDRAMALTRGRGADVVCEAVGKPELVAEAVALTKPTGIVQLVGVSPKGSQLPLDLWDVHFREIRIGGTFGRGTAFRRALALMPKLGVKRLVTARFPLERIGQAFTHAAAGQGVKTVITPGGA; encoded by the coding sequence GTGAGAGTCGCGACCTGGCAAGGCGGGAGTCGCTTTACCATCGACGAGGTGGCAGATCCCGTCGCGGGGCCGGGTGAGGTCGTCGTCGCCGTCCACACCGCCGGCATCTGCGGCACCGACATCCACGCCACCCAGGGGCTTTTTCCCTGGCAGCCGCCTCTGGTGCTGGGTCATGAGTACACCGGCGTCGTGCGCCAGGTGGGCCGAGGCGTGAGCCGGCGCCTCGTCGGGCGCCCCGTGGCCTGCGAGCCCTCGTACGGCTGCGGGGAGTGCGCCGACTGCCACGCCGGGCGCGTGAGCCAGTGTCCCCGCTGCGTCCGCGTGGGCGGCTTCGCCGAGCGTATCGTGCTCCCCGCGAGCTGCGTGCATCCCTTGCCCGGCGGCCTCGATCCCGTCACGGCCGCGCTGACCGAACCGGCCGCCTGCTGTCTCGCCGGCCTCGAGATGTTCCCCATGCCGCGCGCGGCAACGGTCCTCGTCATCGGCGGCGGCCTCATGGGACTCCTCACCATGGTGCTCGCCCGCCGGCGCGGCGCCCGGCGCCTCATCCTCTCGGATCCCATCGAGGAGCGCCGCCGGATCGCCCGGCGCCTGGGGGCTCACGTGGTCGTCGACCCGTTGCGGGAGAGCCTGAGCGATCGGGCGATGGCGCTCACGCGCGGCCGGGGAGCGGACGTCGTCTGCGAGGCCGTGGGCAAGCCGGAGCTGGTCGCCGAGGCCGTGGCCCTGACCAAGCCCACCGGCATCGTGCAGCTCGTTGGCGTGAGCCCCAAGGGGAGTCAGCTCCCCCTGGACCTCTGGGACGTCCACTTCCGCGAGATCAGGATCGGGGGCACCTTCGGCCGCGGCACCGCCTTCCGCCGCGCGCTCGCCCTCATGCCCAAGCTCGGCGTCAAGCGGCTCGTCACCGCGCGCTTCCCCCTGGAACGGATCGGCCAGGCCTTCACCCATGCGGCGGCCGGCCAGGGAGTCAAGACCGTCATCACGCCGGGTGGGGCATAG